The Polyodon spathula isolate WHYD16114869_AA chromosome 3, ASM1765450v1, whole genome shotgun sequence genome has a segment encoding these proteins:
- the LOC121313645 gene encoding peptidyl-prolyl cis-trans isomerase FKBP14-like: protein MHAEMLLSTLQLFCTVLLGIVNGAKLPEPEVKIEVIHKPFICHRKSKYGDMLLVHFDGYLESNGTLFHSSRKEGNGQPIWFTLGIREVIKGWDKGMQNMCTGEKRKLTVPPSLAYGKDGKGKIPPDSTLIFEMEILEIRNGPRSHESFQEMDLNDDWRLSRQEVKEYLRKEFERHGYAPNDTHHENMVEDIFKKEDEDSDGFISSREFTYKHDEL from the exons ATGCATGCAGAAATGTTGCTCAGTACATTGCAGTTATTTTGTACTGTGCTGTTGGGAATTGTGAATGGAGCAAAACTCCCGGAGCCAGAAGTTAAAATCGAAGTGATACATAAACCTTTCATCTGCCATAGGAAGTCAAAGTACGGGGATATGCTGCTTGTACATTTCGACGGGTACCTGGAAAGCAATGGAACATTGTTTCATTCAAg ccgTAAAGAAGGAAATGGCCAGCCTATTTGGTTCACTCTTGGAATAAGAGAAGTTATTAAAGGCTGGGACAAAGGCATGCAGAACATGTGTACAGGAGAAAAGAGAAAGCTAACGGTTCCTCCATCCCTTGCTTATGGCAAAGATGGGAAAG GGAAGATTCCACCAGACAGCACTCTGATATTTGAAATGGAGATTTTGGAGATAAGAAATGGACCAAGATCCCATGAATCTTTCCAGGAAATGGACCTTAATGATGATTGGAGGCTGTCCAGACAGGAG GTAAAAGAGTATTTGAGGAAGGAATTTGAAAGACATGGATATGCTCCCAATGATACCCATCATGAGAACATGGTTGAAGACATTTTCAAGAAGGAAGATGAAGACAGTGATGGATTTATATCTTCCAGGGAATTTACCTACAAGCACGATGAGCTGTAG